GACCAGCCACCAGCGCGACAACGCGCAATGGATGGCGAAACAAGGTGCGGCGATTCATCTGCCGCAGACGGAAATGAGTGCGGCGTCGCTGAGCACATTGCTGGCGTCCTTGACGCGCGATACCTGCCAGCACATGGCGCAAGCGGCACTGGCAGCAGGCAAGCGCGACGCCAATGAGGCGATCGCACACGTATTGGAAAAACTGGCATGAGGTTAGCTCTGTGAAGCATAAAGTAAACAATATCCACTTTGTCGGCATCGGCGGCAGCGGCATGAGCGGCATCGCCGAAGTGCTGGTCAACCTGGGCTACAAGGTGTCGGGCTCCGACCTGGGCAGCAATGCGGCGACGCAGCGCCTGGCGAGCCTGGGCGCGACCGTCATGCTCGGCCACGCGGCCGAGAACATCGGCGACGCCGATGCGGTGGTGACGTCGGGCGCCGTCCCGCAAGACAATCCGGAAGTGGTGGCCGCGCGTGCGCGCAAGATCCCGCTGGTGCCGCGCGCCGTGATGCTCGGTGAATTGATGCGTTTGAAACGCGGCATCGCGATTGCCGGCACGCACGGCAAGACGACGACGACCAGCCTGGTCGCTTCGGTGCTGGCGCAGGGCGGCCTCGATCCTACTTTTGTGATCGGCGGCCGTTTGACCAGCGCTGGCGCGAACGCCAAGCTGGGCTCGGGCGACTATCTGGTGGCCGAAGCCGATGAATCGGACGCCTCGTTCCTGAACCTGACGCCGATGATCGAAGTGATCACGAATATCGACGCCGATCACATGGATACGTACGAACACGATTTCGAAAAGCTCAAGCAGGCGTTCGTGCAGTTCACGCACCGTCTGCCTTTCTATGGCCGCGCCATGCTGTGCATCGACGATCCGCACGTGCGCGCCATCATCCCGTTCGTGACCAAGCCGGTCACCACCTATGGCTTCGCGCAGGACGCCGAAGTGCGCGCCATCAATGCGCGCGCCGTGGGCCTGGAAATGCATTTCACGGTGCTGCAGGAAGGCTATCCTGATCTCGACGTGGTGCTGAACCAGCCTGGCATGCACAATGTGCAAAATGCCTGCTCGGCGATCGCCATTGCGCGCGAAATCGGCATCGCCGACAGCGCCACGCAGCAAGGGCTGGCCGAATTTTCCGGCGTGGGCCGTCGCTTCACGCGCTACGGCGACGTGGCGCTGCCGAACGGCGGCAGCTTCGCCCTGGTCGACGATTTCGGCCATCACCCTGTGGAAACGGAAGTGACCCTGGCCGCTGCGCGCGCCGCCTATCCAGGCCGCCGTCTGGTGCTGGCGTTCCAGCCGCACCGTTACAGCCGCACGCGCGACCTGTTCGAGGATTTCGTGAAAGTGCTCGGTGCGCCCGACGTGCTGCTGCTGTCCGAAGTGTATGCGGCGGGCGAAGCGCCCATCGTCGCCGCCGACGGCCGCGCCCTGGCGCATGCGCTGCGCGCGCGCGGCAAGATCGAACCGATTTTCGTCGAGTCCATGCAGGACATGGCCGACACCATCATGAGCGTGGCGCGCGACGGCGACGTCGTGCTGACCATGGGCGCGGGCTCGATCAGCGGCATCCCGCAACAACTGACAACATATCAATCTCACACTGCAAAGGCCTGACGTGAACCAAGCTTCAGTTATCGACGTTAAACAATTGGGCAAGGTCGGCGTCCTGTTCGGCGGCAGTTCGGCCGAGCGCGAAGTGTCGCTGATGTCCGGCACGGGCGTGCTGGCCGCCTTGACAAGCCGTGGCGTGGACGCGCACGCGTTCGACACGGGCGAACGCAGCCTGGCCGAACTGGCCGCTGAACAATTCGACCGCGTCTTCATCGCGCTGCACGGCCGCTTCGGCGAGGACGGCAGCCTGCAGGGCGCGCTGGAGCAGCTGGGCATTCCCTACACGGGCAGCGGTGTGATGGCGTGCGCGGTGGGCATGGACAAGGTCTATACCAAGATGATCTGGCTGATGCACCAGCTGCCGACGCCACAGTACGCGGTGCTCGATGACAGCGCCGACCTGGCCAAGGTCGCCGCGGAACTGGGCTTGCCGCTGATCGTCAAGCCGCCGCATGAAGGTTCGAGCATCGGCATCACGACCGTCAACGAAGCATCGGCCTTCCAGGCGGCCTACGACATCGCCGCCGGTCTCGATGATTCGGTGCTGGCCGAGGAATTCATCAGGGGCCGCGAATTCACCGTCGCGATCCTGGGCAAGGGCGCCACGGCGCGCGCGCTGCCGCCGATCGAGATCGTCGCGCCGCAAGGCAATTACGATTACCAGAACAAGTACTTCACGGACGATACGCAGTATTTCTGCCCGCCGCAGCTGGACCAGGCGATCGTGGCGGAAATGGAGCGCATTGCCGTGGCAGCCTACCGCGCCCTCGGCTGCGAAGGCTGGGGACGGGTCGACGTGCTGATGCGCGCGGCCGACAGCAAGCTGTTCCTGCTGGAAGTGAACACCTCGCCAGGCATGACGGGCCATTCGCTCGTGCCGATGGCGGCGCGCGCGGTGGGCATCAGCTATGAAGACCTGTGCCTGGAAATCGTCGCTGGCGCGCGTTTGAAAATGCACAAGGGACAGCACTGATATGTGGCATGACGCTAAAAGCCTCAATACGACTGCCAACGGCTTGCTGGCCGCGGTTCTGGTCGTGTGCGTGGCGGCCGGCGTCTGGTGGGTGTCGCAGCGTCCCATGTTCGACCTGCGCACGATCAAGGTGGAAAGCGCGGACGACAAGGGCCTGCGCCACGTGAATTACCTGACCCTGCGCAGCGGCACTTTGGGCCGCATCAAGGGCAATTTTTTCACGACCAATCTGGAAAGCGTGCGCGGCGTGTTTGAATCGGTGCCTTGGGTGCGCCGCGCCAGCGTGCGGCGCGAGTGGCCGAACCAGCTGATCGTGGCGCTGGAAGAACACGAAGCGCTGGGCACCTGGGGCGAGGACGGGCGTTTGCTGTCGGTCAAGGGCGATGTGTTTACGGCCAATGTGGCCGAAGCGGAAGACGACCATGAGTTGCCGGCGTTTGCCGGCCCCGATGGCAGCGAGAAGGAAGTGCTGGCCACCTACGTGCAGCTGGCAAAGTGGTTTGCGCCGCTGAAGATGGTGCCGGAAACCCTGTCGCTGTCGAGCCGCTATGCGTGGACGGTGAAACTGGATAACGGCATGAGCGTGGCGCTGGGGCGTGAACAGAATCATACGACCCTGAAGGCGCGGGTCGACCGGCTGGTGGGCATCTACCCGCAACTGGCGAGCCGGCTGGAAAATATCGACACGATCGATATGCGCTACCAGAATGGCCTGGCGCTCAGTTCCGCCGGCCTGGTGATACCGGCCGAAGGCAAGGATGGCAAGCCAGTGATGAAGAAGAAAAACAGCAGTCCGCTTAAAAAACCGACTTAACTTAATAATTTAGCCCATACAGTAGGCGACAGAAATGACAAAAGACGCGAAAAACCTGATCGTCGGCCTCGACATCGGCACCTCGAAAGTGGTGGCGGTGGTAGCCGAAGTGATGTCCGACGGACGCCACGAAGTGATCGGGCTGGGCCAGCACGAATCGAAGGGCCTGAAAAAGGGCGTGGTGGTCAATATCGAGGCCACGGTGGAATCCATCCAGCGCGCGCTGGAAGAGGCCGAGCTGATGGCCGACTGCAAGATCCGCAATGTGTACGCGGGCATTGCGGGCAGCCATATCCGCAGCTTCAATTCCAGCGGCATGGTAGCCATCAAGGACAAGGAAGTGACGGCGACCGACGTGGCGCGCGTCATCGAGACGGCAAAAGCGGTTAACATTCCGACCGATCAGCAATTGCTGCACACGGTGCCGCAAGAGTTCATCGTCGACAGCCAGGAAGACGTGCGCGAGCCTATCGGCATGAGCGGCATCCGTCTGGAGGTGAAGGTGCATATCGTCACCGGCGCCGTGTCGGCAGTGCAGAACATCGTCAAGTGCGTGCGCCGCTGCGGCCTGGAAGTGTCGGACCTGATCCTGCAGCCGATGGCGTCCGCCGATGCGGTGCTCACGCCCGACGAGAAGGAACTGGGCGTGGTGCTGATCGACATCGGCGGCGGAACGACCGATGTGGCGGTATTCTCCGATGGCGCGATCCGCCATACGGCAGTCATTCCCATCGCCGGCGACCAGATTACCAACGACATCGCCATGGCCTTGCGTACCCCGACCGCGGAAGCGGAAGAAATCAAGATCCGCTATGGCGTGGCCAAGCAGGTCCTGGCCGACCCTGGCGAATCGCTGGAAGTGCCTGGCCTGGGCGACCGCGGCCCGCGCAACCTGTCGCGCCAGGCGCTGGCGGCAGTGATCGAGCCGCGCGTCGAGGAGCTGTTCGCGATGGTGCACCAGGTGGTGCGCGAATCCGGTTATGAGGGCGTGCTGTCGTCGGGCATCGTGCTCACGGGCGGCACCTCCATCATGCCCGGCATGGTGGAAATGGCGGAAGATATTTTCCTGAAACCGGCGCGCCTGGGCACGCCCGAGTATCGGGGCCAGCTGGCCGACGTGGTGCGCAGTCCGCGCTATGCCACGGTATTGGGCCTGCTGCTGGAAGCGAAGAAGCAATACTTGCGCGGCCACATTGTGACGCGTCAGGACGGCTCGGTGAAGGCAGTCTGGCAGCGCATGAAGGAATGGTTTTTAGGGAATTTTTAAGGGCCTGATTTACGCCCGGCAGTACAGGTTTTTTGGCAGCATCGCAGGTACACACACATAACTTTATTTTATATTTAACCGCAGTTTTCAATCTCCAGTTCTCCTACCAATATGAGGCCTGGCGCTTGGAAACCGCATCTGATAGGAGCACATCATGGAGTTCGATATGGTCGATAACACAGCTTTAGGTACCGTCATCAAGGTCGTCGGCGTCGGCGGTGCGGGTGGCAATGCAGTCCAACACATGATCAACAAAGGCATGTCGGGTGTGGAGTTCATTGCCGCCAACACCGACGCACAGGCCCTGTCGACATCGAAGGCGCACAACATCATCCAGATCGGCGATACCGGCCTGGGCGCCGGCATGAAGCCTGCCGTCGGCCGCCAGCTGGCCGAAGAATCGCGCGCACGCATCTCCGACGCGCTGCGCGGTGCGCACATGGTCTTCATCGCCGCCGGCATGGGCGGCGGCACGGGCACGGGCGCCGCGCCCATCGTGGCCGAAGTGGCCAAGGAGCTGGGCGCGCTGACTGTCGCCGTGGTCTCCAAGCCATTCTCGTACGAAGGCCAGAAGTGCATGGACATCGCCGACGAAGGCCTGGAGCAGCTCTCCTTGCACGTCGATTCGCTGATCATCATCCTCAACGAAAAGCTGGAAGAGATCTACGAAGACGAAAGCATGCTGGAATGGATGCAGCACGCCGATGATGTGCTCAACAA
Above is a genomic segment from Janthinobacterium sp. 64 containing:
- the murC gene encoding UDP-N-acetylmuramate--L-alanine ligase, coding for MKHKVNNIHFVGIGGSGMSGIAEVLVNLGYKVSGSDLGSNAATQRLASLGATVMLGHAAENIGDADAVVTSGAVPQDNPEVVAARARKIPLVPRAVMLGELMRLKRGIAIAGTHGKTTTTSLVASVLAQGGLDPTFVIGGRLTSAGANAKLGSGDYLVAEADESDASFLNLTPMIEVITNIDADHMDTYEHDFEKLKQAFVQFTHRLPFYGRAMLCIDDPHVRAIIPFVTKPVTTYGFAQDAEVRAINARAVGLEMHFTVLQEGYPDLDVVLNQPGMHNVQNACSAIAIAREIGIADSATQQGLAEFSGVGRRFTRYGDVALPNGGSFALVDDFGHHPVETEVTLAAARAAYPGRRLVLAFQPHRYSRTRDLFEDFVKVLGAPDVLLLSEVYAAGEAPIVAADGRALAHALRARGKIEPIFVESMQDMADTIMSVARDGDVVLTMGAGSISGIPQQLTTYQSHTAKA
- a CDS encoding D-alanine--D-alanine ligase, whose amino-acid sequence is MNQASVIDVKQLGKVGVLFGGSSAEREVSLMSGTGVLAALTSRGVDAHAFDTGERSLAELAAEQFDRVFIALHGRFGEDGSLQGALEQLGIPYTGSGVMACAVGMDKVYTKMIWLMHQLPTPQYAVLDDSADLAKVAAELGLPLIVKPPHEGSSIGITTVNEASAFQAAYDIAAGLDDSVLAEEFIRGREFTVAILGKGATARALPPIEIVAPQGNYDYQNKYFTDDTQYFCPPQLDQAIVAEMERIAVAAYRALGCEGWGRVDVLMRAADSKLFLLEVNTSPGMTGHSLVPMAARAVGISYEDLCLEIVAGARLKMHKGQH
- a CDS encoding cell division protein FtsQ/DivIB; protein product: MWHDAKSLNTTANGLLAAVLVVCVAAGVWWVSQRPMFDLRTIKVESADDKGLRHVNYLTLRSGTLGRIKGNFFTTNLESVRGVFESVPWVRRASVRREWPNQLIVALEEHEALGTWGEDGRLLSVKGDVFTANVAEAEDDHELPAFAGPDGSEKEVLATYVQLAKWFAPLKMVPETLSLSSRYAWTVKLDNGMSVALGREQNHTTLKARVDRLVGIYPQLASRLENIDTIDMRYQNGLALSSAGLVIPAEGKDGKPVMKKKNSSPLKKPT
- the ftsA gene encoding cell division protein FtsA: MTKDAKNLIVGLDIGTSKVVAVVAEVMSDGRHEVIGLGQHESKGLKKGVVVNIEATVESIQRALEEAELMADCKIRNVYAGIAGSHIRSFNSSGMVAIKDKEVTATDVARVIETAKAVNIPTDQQLLHTVPQEFIVDSQEDVREPIGMSGIRLEVKVHIVTGAVSAVQNIVKCVRRCGLEVSDLILQPMASADAVLTPDEKELGVVLIDIGGGTTDVAVFSDGAIRHTAVIPIAGDQITNDIAMALRTPTAEAEEIKIRYGVAKQVLADPGESLEVPGLGDRGPRNLSRQALAAVIEPRVEELFAMVHQVVRESGYEGVLSSGIVLTGGTSIMPGMVEMAEDIFLKPARLGTPEYRGQLADVVRSPRYATVLGLLLEAKKQYLRGHIVTRQDGSVKAVWQRMKEWFLGNF